The Trinickia acidisoli genome includes a window with the following:
- a CDS encoding MraY family glycosyltransferase: protein MLSFALGFLVSLFLTLLIVRYAHLHEKFSIDSDLGGVQKFHARPVPRVGGIGILIGLAAAALQLNWPYPAVSHGILALVACGLPAFASGLIEDLTKRVSPTARLVATMSAAALTYFALHVAVVRISVPPLDFLLSYAAVSFVVTVLAVAALANAINIIDGFNGLASMVALMMFASLAYVAFRLSDPIVLSASLIMMGAVLGFFIWNFPAGLIFLGDGGAYFIGFMLAELAIMLVMRHREVSAWYPVLLFVYPIFETCFSIYRKKFVRGMSPGIPDGVHLHMLVYKRLMRWAVGAATAHELTQRNSMTSPYLWLLCLIGVIPATLFWQHTVHLFCFVVVFAATYVWLYVSIVRFRSPRWLVFRRRNRH, encoded by the coding sequence ATGCTTAGTTTCGCGCTCGGTTTTCTCGTCTCGCTCTTCCTCACGCTGCTGATCGTGCGCTATGCGCATTTGCACGAAAAATTCTCGATCGACAGCGACCTGGGCGGCGTGCAGAAATTCCACGCGCGACCGGTTCCTCGCGTGGGCGGCATCGGGATTCTGATCGGCCTCGCCGCCGCTGCACTGCAGTTGAATTGGCCCTACCCTGCGGTCTCGCACGGCATCCTCGCGCTCGTTGCTTGCGGCTTGCCCGCCTTCGCCTCCGGGCTCATCGAGGATCTCACCAAGCGCGTTTCACCCACGGCTCGGCTCGTTGCCACCATGAGCGCCGCCGCGCTGACCTATTTCGCGCTACACGTGGCCGTCGTGCGGATCAGCGTGCCGCCGCTCGATTTTCTGCTGTCGTACGCGGCCGTGTCGTTCGTCGTCACGGTGTTGGCCGTCGCGGCGCTCGCCAACGCCATCAACATCATCGACGGCTTCAACGGCCTGGCATCGATGGTCGCGCTGATGATGTTCGCCTCGCTCGCTTATGTCGCGTTCCGGCTCTCGGACCCGATCGTGCTGTCGGCGTCGCTGATCATGATGGGCGCGGTGCTGGGGTTTTTCATTTGGAATTTCCCCGCCGGCTTGATTTTCCTCGGCGACGGCGGTGCCTATTTCATCGGCTTCATGCTCGCCGAGCTCGCGATCATGCTCGTGATGCGGCACCGCGAGGTGTCGGCGTGGTACCCGGTACTGCTGTTCGTTTATCCGATCTTCGAGACGTGCTTCTCGATCTATCGGAAGAAGTTCGTGCGGGGAATGTCGCCTGGCATTCCCGATGGCGTGCATCTGCACATGCTCGTGTATAAGCGGCTGATGCGATGGGCCGTGGGGGCGGCGACAGCGCATGAACTGACGCAGCGCAACTCGATGACGTCGCCGTACTTGTGGCTGCTCTGCTTGATCGGCGTGATTCCGGCCACGCTCTTTTGGCAGCATACGGTGCATCTTTTCTGTTTTGTCGTGGTGTTTGCGGCGACGTATGTGTGGCTTTATGTGAGCATCGTGCGGTTCAGATCGCCGCGATGGCTCGTGTTTCGGCGCCGCAACCGGCATTGA
- a CDS encoding MraY family glycosyltransferase, producing MISSPWITYLVTVGSTALAAGCVCAAILWLLLRTGLAWRLATDVPNQRSLHERPTPRVGGWGIVPAVVVVMVLTAPRFAVIPLCALALAAMSQVDDRRGLSARVRFMAHFAAAAVLLATMRPASPWWVLIPLAFALVWLINLYNFMDGSDGLAGGMALFGFGGYALAALIGQHPDPALACACAAVAGAAAGFLVFNFHPARIFLGDAGSIPLGFLAGALGYWGWREGTWPFWFPAMAFSPFIADATVTLLRRLARGEKFWQAHREHYYQRMVRLGMGHARTALCWYALMVAGIVLACLALGQSFGVQLGLAVVWAIALLTAGVAIDIRWRRSEAFLSSSTSREV from the coding sequence ATGATCAGTTCGCCTTGGATCACGTATCTCGTCACCGTAGGCTCAACAGCGTTAGCGGCCGGCTGCGTTTGTGCGGCGATTCTTTGGCTGCTGCTGAGGACCGGGTTGGCCTGGCGGCTAGCGACCGACGTCCCCAATCAGCGTTCGCTGCATGAGCGTCCCACGCCGCGCGTCGGAGGTTGGGGCATCGTTCCCGCAGTCGTCGTGGTGATGGTTCTCACGGCGCCCCGCTTTGCGGTCATCCCGCTTTGCGCGCTCGCGCTTGCCGCAATGTCGCAAGTCGACGATCGGCGCGGGTTGTCGGCGCGTGTGCGCTTTATGGCACACTTCGCGGCAGCGGCAGTGCTGTTGGCGACAATGCGCCCTGCGTCGCCCTGGTGGGTGCTGATACCACTGGCGTTCGCGCTCGTCTGGCTCATCAATCTCTACAATTTCATGGATGGTTCGGACGGCCTGGCTGGCGGTATGGCGCTGTTCGGCTTCGGCGGCTATGCGTTGGCGGCATTGATCGGCCAGCATCCCGACCCGGCGCTGGCCTGCGCGTGCGCGGCCGTTGCCGGTGCGGCCGCGGGCTTCCTGGTTTTCAATTTTCATCCGGCCCGAATTTTTCTCGGCGACGCCGGATCGATTCCGCTCGGTTTTCTGGCCGGTGCGCTCGGTTACTGGGGCTGGCGCGAAGGCACCTGGCCCTTTTGGTTTCCAGCGATGGCGTTTTCGCCGTTCATCGCCGATGCTACCGTGACACTGCTGCGACGCTTGGCCCGCGGTGAAAAATTTTGGCAAGCGCACCGCGAGCACTACTATCAGCGCATGGTGCGTCTCGGTATGGGGCACGCGCGAACGGCGCTGTGCTGGTACGCGTTGATGGTTGCAGGCATCGTCCTGGCGTGCCTCGCGCTCGGCCAATCCTTCGGGGTCCAATTGGGGCTGGCTGTCGTTTGGGCCATCGCATTGTTGACGGCCGGCGTTGCCATCGACATTCGCTGGCGACGTTCGGAAGCCTTCCTTTCATCATCGACGAGCCGCGAGGTGTAA
- a CDS encoding sulfotransferase family 2 domain-containing protein: MIRKLFATERQKAASGGSAQIKVFPTERQQAVFAAKAQLDGVDRCCFVHMPRTGGSALLDFLFANVGRNRVLDTFVEAKRFSIFAELRDSGAFAREFATHRFVHIHVPVDLQTYVRDERVAYFSTLRHPFDRIISYYEWCLKIYRETGDTRFGCLPDVSLEDFIEAKLDDVSVFNIYTYFFACLLDGNVVKHDVWRSLITAPVEHAYQVALEALSSFYLVAPLEHLGSAAAILSEVHSEEFEAHRRTTGAAELIPLRDMQRSGDVVVARHQRALSLRAVDLMMRASSHDLMLYEYCVNRFYRQWAAFLDSDGAAA, from the coding sequence GTGATACGCAAGCTTTTCGCGACCGAACGTCAGAAAGCCGCTTCCGGCGGCAGCGCCCAGATCAAAGTCTTCCCGACTGAGCGCCAGCAAGCCGTTTTCGCTGCCAAAGCCCAACTCGATGGCGTCGACAGATGTTGCTTCGTGCACATGCCCCGCACGGGCGGCAGTGCATTGCTCGATTTCCTGTTTGCGAATGTTGGCCGCAACCGCGTGCTCGACACTTTCGTCGAGGCCAAGCGCTTTTCGATATTTGCCGAGCTGCGTGATAGCGGTGCGTTTGCGCGCGAGTTTGCGACGCACCGGTTCGTGCACATCCACGTGCCGGTCGATCTTCAAACGTACGTGCGCGACGAGCGGGTGGCCTATTTCTCGACGTTGCGCCATCCGTTCGATCGCATCATCTCGTACTACGAGTGGTGCTTGAAAATTTATCGGGAAACGGGGGACACGCGGTTCGGTTGTCTTCCGGACGTTTCGCTGGAAGATTTCATCGAAGCGAAGCTCGATGACGTCAGCGTGTTCAACATCTACACGTATTTCTTCGCGTGCCTGCTCGACGGTAACGTCGTCAAGCACGACGTATGGCGTTCGCTGATCACTGCGCCCGTCGAGCACGCTTATCAGGTAGCGCTCGAGGCGTTGTCGTCGTTTTATTTGGTTGCTCCGCTCGAGCACCTCGGAAGTGCGGCGGCTATCCTCTCGGAAGTGCATTCGGAGGAGTTCGAGGCGCATCGTCGTACGACGGGGGCTGCGGAATTGATTCCGCTGCGCGATATGCAGCGCAGCGGGGACGTGGTCGTGGCACGCCATCAAAGGGCGCTGTCGCTGCGTGCCGTCGACCTGATGATGCGCGCCTCCTCGCACGATTTGATGCTCTACGAGTACTGCGTGAATCGCTTCTATCGTCAGTGGGCAGCGTTCCTTGATTCCGACGGCGCAGCGGCTTGA
- the galE gene encoding UDP-glucose 4-epimerase GalE: protein MTSKAPRGAILVTGGAGFIGSHTAVELMSSGYEVVLVDNLVNSKREAVHRIERIVGRPVPFYEIDARDAAALVKVFDAHPIGAAIHFAALKAVGESVAKPIDYYRNNLDSLLVLLDTMRARDVKRLVFSSSATVYGMPERSPVDESFPLSATNPYGQSKVIAEQILRDVERADPSWRIATLRYFNPVGAHESGLIGEDPADVPNNLMPYVAQVAVGKLDKLRIFGGDYATPDGTGVRDYIHVVDLARGHIAALDALDARDASLVVNLGTGRGYSVLEVVRAFEAASGRAVPYEIVARRPGDVAACYASTAAAEQLLGWRAQYGLERMCEDHWRWQATNPRGYA from the coding sequence ATGACTTCGAAAGCCCCGCGGGGCGCCATTCTCGTGACCGGGGGAGCCGGCTTCATCGGATCGCACACTGCTGTCGAATTGATGTCGAGCGGCTACGAAGTCGTGCTCGTCGACAACCTCGTCAACAGCAAACGCGAAGCCGTGCACCGCATCGAACGGATCGTCGGACGCCCGGTGCCGTTCTATGAAATCGACGCACGCGACGCAGCCGCGCTCGTGAAGGTGTTCGATGCGCATCCGATCGGCGCGGCGATTCATTTCGCGGCGCTCAAGGCCGTCGGCGAGTCGGTCGCCAAACCGATCGATTACTACCGCAACAACCTGGACAGCCTGCTCGTGCTGCTCGATACGATGCGCGCGCGCGACGTCAAGCGGCTCGTGTTCAGTTCGTCGGCAACGGTCTACGGGATGCCCGAGCGTTCGCCCGTCGACGAATCGTTTCCGCTGTCGGCGACGAACCCTTACGGCCAATCGAAAGTCATCGCCGAGCAAATCCTGCGCGACGTCGAACGCGCCGATCCGAGCTGGCGCATTGCGACGCTGCGCTATTTCAATCCGGTCGGCGCGCACGAAAGCGGCCTCATCGGCGAAGATCCGGCTGACGTGCCGAACAATTTGATGCCCTACGTTGCGCAGGTCGCCGTCGGCAAGCTCGACAAACTGCGCATCTTCGGCGGCGACTACGCCACGCCCGACGGCACCGGCGTGCGCGACTACATCCATGTGGTCGATCTCGCGCGCGGGCACATCGCGGCGCTCGACGCGCTCGACGCGCGCGATGCCAGCCTCGTCGTCAATCTCGGTACGGGGCGCGGCTATTCGGTGCTCGAGGTCGTGCGCGCGTTCGAAGCGGCATCGGGCCGCGCCGTGCCGTACGAGATCGTGGCACGCCGCCCCGGCGACGTAGCGGCATGCTATGCGAGCACCGCGGCCGCCGAGCAGTTGCTCGGCTGGCGCGCACAGTACGGGCTCGAACGGATGTGCGAGGACCATTGGCGGTGGCAGGCGACGAATCCGCGCGGCTACGCCTGA
- a CDS encoding glycosyltransferase family 4 protein yields MKSSLSTAARQDESPTVCLVCNTGFAIYTYRQGLIRMLVAKGVRVVVLAPRDRTFAPLEQMGCRCIELSVASKGTNPLNDLRTLAALYRHYRTIRPQVVFHYTIKPNIYGSVAAWLARVPSIAVTTGLGYVFIQKSRAARIAKTLYRIAFRFPREVWFLNRDDEAAFLRERLLVHPERAKLLHGEGVDIDHFNLAPLPGAAHFTFVLIGRLLWDKGVGEYVEAARMLRARYPHARFQLLGPVGVDNPSAIAQTDVDGWSKEGGIEYLGEAHDVRPVIAKADCVVLPSYREGVPRTLMEASAMGRPIVATDVPGCREVVADGVTGLLCEAKNAQSLADKLGRILEMSEEARREMGLRGRDKVVAEFDERLVVERYRQTLHALTGAAAFKGEPQ; encoded by the coding sequence ATGAAGTCATCGCTATCCACCGCCGCCCGGCAAGACGAATCGCCGACGGTCTGCCTCGTCTGCAATACGGGCTTTGCCATCTACACGTATCGGCAAGGGCTCATTCGCATGCTCGTCGCGAAGGGCGTGCGCGTCGTCGTGCTCGCACCGCGCGACCGCACGTTCGCGCCGCTCGAGCAAATGGGCTGCCGCTGCATCGAATTGTCGGTCGCATCCAAAGGCACGAATCCGCTCAACGATCTACGCACGCTTGCCGCGCTCTACCGGCACTATCGAACGATCCGACCGCAGGTCGTCTTCCATTACACGATCAAGCCGAACATATACGGCTCGGTCGCCGCATGGCTCGCTCGCGTGCCATCGATCGCCGTGACGACCGGTCTGGGCTACGTGTTCATTCAAAAGAGCCGGGCGGCACGCATCGCCAAGACCCTCTACCGCATCGCATTCCGCTTTCCGCGCGAAGTCTGGTTCCTCAACCGCGACGACGAAGCCGCGTTCCTGCGCGAGCGCCTGCTCGTCCATCCCGAGCGCGCGAAACTGCTGCACGGCGAAGGCGTCGACATCGATCATTTCAACCTCGCGCCGCTGCCGGGCGCCGCGCACTTCACGTTCGTATTGATCGGACGGTTGCTGTGGGACAAAGGCGTCGGCGAGTACGTCGAGGCTGCCCGCATGCTGCGCGCGCGCTATCCGCATGCGCGCTTTCAACTGCTCGGGCCCGTTGGCGTCGACAATCCGAGCGCGATCGCGCAGACCGACGTCGACGGTTGGAGCAAGGAAGGGGGGATCGAGTATCTTGGGGAAGCGCACGACGTGCGCCCCGTTATCGCGAAAGCCGACTGCGTCGTGTTGCCGTCGTATCGCGAGGGGGTGCCGCGCACGTTGATGGAGGCATCCGCGATGGGCCGGCCTATCGTCGCGACCGACGTGCCGGGCTGCCGCGAGGTCGTCGCCGACGGCGTCACGGGGCTGCTGTGCGAAGCGAAGAACGCGCAAAGCCTCGCGGACAAACTCGGGCGAATCCTCGAGATGAGCGAGGAGGCGCGCCGCGAGATGGGGTTGCGCGGACGTGACAAAGTCGTGGCGGAGTTCGACGAGCGACTCGTCGTCGAGCGCTATCGGCAGACGTTGCACGCGCTGACCGGCGCCGCCGCATTCAAGGGAGAACCACAATGA
- a CDS encoding UDP-glucose 4-epimerase family protein, with translation MKTLVVTGANGFVGRALCATLVARGHAVTGLVRRSGGCVEGVSEWVHSASDFEGLESAWLGTARADCVIHLAARVHVMRDTAIDPLASYRAANVDGMLRVARAAHANGARRLLLLSSIKALGDADRGHPLGEGEPPMPDDPYGQSKLEAERALREFARESGLECVIVRPPLVYGPGVRANFLQLMSAIARGIPLPLGAVGARRSFVFVGNLVDALLHCAIDERAAGETFHVTDGYDPTVTELARMLAVQLRAPARLIPVRSSWLRLAGRILGRSAQVERLVGELQLDGSHIRRVLGWQPPYTVEDGLRETTAWYRSTH, from the coding sequence GTGAAGACCCTTGTCGTGACGGGCGCCAACGGCTTCGTCGGCCGCGCGCTTTGCGCGACTCTCGTTGCGCGCGGACACGCGGTCACGGGACTCGTGCGTCGCTCCGGCGGCTGCGTGGAGGGCGTGAGCGAATGGGTGCATTCGGCGTCCGATTTCGAGGGGCTCGAATCGGCATGGCTCGGCACGGCACGGGCCGACTGCGTGATTCACCTCGCCGCGCGCGTGCATGTCATGCGCGATACCGCGATCGATCCGCTGGCCTCGTATCGGGCCGCGAACGTCGACGGCATGCTGCGTGTGGCACGGGCCGCGCACGCGAACGGCGCTCGGCGTTTGCTGCTCCTCAGCAGCATCAAAGCCCTGGGAGATGCCGATCGCGGCCATCCGCTCGGCGAAGGCGAGCCTCCCATGCCTGATGATCCTTACGGGCAATCGAAGCTCGAGGCCGAACGAGCATTGCGCGAATTTGCGCGCGAATCGGGCCTGGAATGCGTCATCGTGCGCCCGCCGCTCGTCTACGGTCCCGGCGTGCGCGCCAACTTCCTGCAACTCATGAGCGCGATCGCGCGTGGCATTCCGTTGCCGCTAGGCGCCGTCGGCGCGCGGCGCAGCTTTGTCTTTGTCGGTAACCTCGTCGATGCGTTGTTGCATTGTGCGATAGACGAGCGCGCTGCCGGGGAGACGTTTCACGTCACCGACGGTTACGACCCGACCGTGACGGAGCTGGCCCGTATGCTGGCAGTGCAGCTACGCGCACCGGCGCGGCTGATTCCGGTGCGGTCGTCGTGGCTGCGCCTGGCGGGGCGCATCCTCGGGCGTTCGGCTCAGGTCGAACGGCTCGTCGGCGAATTGCAACTCGACGGCTCGCACATTCGTCGCGTACTTGGCTGGCAGCCACCGTATACCGTCGAGGACGGCTTGCGGGAAACGACCGCTTGGTATCGCTCAACGCATTGA
- a CDS encoding polysaccharide biosynthesis protein has translation MFRYKASWLSLCAFMYDVSVVASVWVAAYVIRFNGMIPDDFFGGALRALVWVLPAYGVMFRVFGLYRGMWVFASLPDFVRISKAVASGALLVTVLAVMVQPEPVVPRSVLVLSPLLVFLAMGGARALYRATKEFYLYGGLVAQGKPVIVLGAGGAGASLARELSRSSEWRLVGLLDDDPAKQGREVYGHQVLGSFDDLERVAAELKVEHAIIAIPSAGVEAQRRVATLCVRVGVRAMVLPALAALVPGQDFLSQVRNIDLEDLLGRDPVTIDTPHVEALLRGRVVMVTGAGGSIGSELCRQILRFVPAQLVVLDASEFAMYRLTEEMRERFPELSVVPIIGDVKDSLLLDQVMSRYVPHIVYHAAAYKHVPLMEELNTWQAARNNVLGTYRVARAAIRNGVTRFVLISTDKAVNPTNVMGASKRLAEMACQALQQTSDHTRFETVRFGNVLGSAGSVIPKFQQQIAKGGPVTVTHPEITRFFMTIPEASQLVLQASSMGRGGEIFILDMGRPVRIVDLARDLIRLYGYTEEQIRVEFTGLRPGEKLYEELLADEETTTRTPHPKLRIARAREVDDGLLDELLPWLMQHRILPDDEVRRDLRRWVPEYVPAVMPALSAVQPPPTAGHVTR, from the coding sequence ATATTCCGCTACAAAGCTTCATGGCTATCGCTGTGCGCGTTCATGTACGACGTGTCGGTCGTGGCTAGCGTATGGGTGGCTGCCTACGTCATTCGCTTCAACGGGATGATTCCCGACGATTTCTTCGGCGGCGCGCTGCGGGCGCTTGTCTGGGTGCTCCCTGCCTATGGCGTGATGTTCCGCGTATTCGGCCTGTATCGCGGCATGTGGGTGTTTGCGAGTTTGCCCGACTTCGTGCGCATTTCGAAAGCGGTCGCCTCTGGCGCGCTGCTCGTGACGGTGCTCGCAGTCATGGTGCAGCCCGAGCCCGTCGTCCCGCGTTCCGTGCTCGTGCTCTCGCCGCTACTCGTGTTTCTCGCGATGGGGGGGGCCCGCGCGCTTTACCGCGCGACGAAGGAGTTCTACCTCTACGGCGGGCTCGTTGCTCAAGGCAAACCCGTCATCGTCCTCGGTGCAGGGGGGGCTGGCGCCAGTCTCGCGCGGGAGCTCTCGCGTTCCAGCGAATGGCGTCTGGTCGGGTTGCTCGACGACGACCCTGCCAAGCAGGGCCGCGAGGTCTACGGTCATCAGGTCTTGGGCTCGTTCGACGATCTCGAGCGGGTCGCGGCAGAGTTGAAGGTCGAGCACGCGATCATCGCGATTCCTTCCGCCGGGGTCGAGGCGCAGCGCCGCGTCGCTACGCTGTGCGTGCGCGTAGGCGTTCGAGCCATGGTGCTGCCGGCTTTGGCCGCCCTCGTGCCGGGGCAGGATTTCCTCTCGCAGGTCCGCAATATAGACCTCGAGGATCTGCTCGGGCGCGATCCCGTGACGATCGACACGCCGCACGTGGAGGCGCTGCTGCGAGGCCGCGTCGTGATGGTGACGGGGGCGGGCGGTTCGATCGGCTCGGAGCTATGCCGTCAGATTCTGCGTTTCGTGCCGGCTCAACTCGTGGTCTTGGATGCGTCAGAGTTCGCCATGTATCGGCTGACCGAGGAAATGCGCGAACGCTTTCCGGAATTGTCGGTCGTGCCGATCATCGGCGATGTGAAGGATTCGCTGCTGCTCGATCAGGTCATGTCGCGCTACGTGCCCCATATCGTTTATCACGCGGCAGCTTACAAGCACGTGCCGCTGATGGAAGAGCTGAACACGTGGCAGGCGGCGCGCAACAACGTACTGGGCACCTACCGTGTCGCGCGCGCGGCTATTCGCAACGGCGTCACGCGTTTCGTGCTGATCTCGACGGACAAGGCCGTCAATCCGACCAACGTCATGGGCGCGAGCAAGCGGCTGGCGGAGATGGCGTGCCAGGCGCTGCAGCAAACGAGCGATCACACGCGGTTCGAGACGGTTCGCTTCGGCAACGTGCTCGGTAGTGCCGGCAGTGTGATCCCGAAGTTCCAGCAGCAAATCGCCAAGGGGGGGCCGGTGACGGTGACTCACCCCGAAATCACGCGCTTTTTCATGACGATTCCGGAGGCATCGCAACTCGTGCTGCAGGCGTCGAGCATGGGGCGCGGCGGCGAGATCTTCATTCTCGACATGGGGCGGCCCGTGCGTATCGTCGATTTGGCGCGCGATCTGATTCGCTTGTATGGATACACCGAGGAGCAGATTCGGGTCGAATTCACAGGATTGCGCCCCGGCGAAAAGCTCTATGAAGAACTGCTCGCCGACGAAGAGACGACCACGCGTACGCCGCATCCCAAATTGCGCATCGCACGCGCAAGGGAAGTCGACGATGGGCTGCTCGACGAGTTGCTGCCATGGCTCATGCAGCATCGCATACTGCCGGACGACGAGGTGCGCCGCGATTTGCGCCGCTGGGTGCCCGAGTATGTGCCGGCCGTGATGCCAGCCCTCAGCGCAGTTCAACCGCCGCCGACGGCCGGCCACGTGACCCGATAG
- a CDS encoding glycosyltransferase, with the protein MTTPSSHGPQLDMLTDVAVLMPAYNGQADVERTLASFDERARVRVLIVDDGSTPPIVAPTLPNMDVEIVRMPQNGGIERALQAGIEALAARGYRYAARIDAGDLAAPDRLAKQRAYLEAHPNVAGLGMWTQVVSRDGRPLFMLRPAAEPAAVRRLRFFRTSLVHPAMMLRVDAVRAVGNYRVAYRAAEDLDLFLRLMERYDCANLPEVGLYYELNEGGISATKRRRQIVSTLKLQWRHFNAANLYDWLGLAKNLLHFVTPYAALQKIKRAVFATHAS; encoded by the coding sequence ATGACGACACCTTCCTCCCACGGCCCGCAGCTCGACATGCTCACCGATGTCGCCGTCTTGATGCCGGCTTACAACGGGCAGGCCGACGTCGAACGCACGCTCGCCTCGTTCGACGAACGCGCGCGCGTGCGCGTGCTGATCGTCGACGACGGCAGCACGCCGCCGATCGTCGCGCCGACGCTGCCGAACATGGACGTCGAGATCGTGCGCATGCCGCAAAACGGCGGCATCGAGCGCGCATTGCAGGCGGGGATCGAAGCGCTTGCCGCGCGCGGCTATCGCTACGCGGCCCGCATCGACGCGGGCGACCTCGCGGCGCCGGACCGGCTGGCCAAGCAGCGCGCCTATCTCGAAGCGCATCCCAACGTGGCGGGCCTCGGCATGTGGACGCAAGTCGTCTCGCGCGACGGCCGGCCGCTGTTCATGCTCCGGCCCGCGGCCGAGCCGGCGGCCGTGCGCCGTCTGCGCTTTTTTCGCACCTCGCTCGTGCACCCGGCCATGATGCTGCGCGTCGACGCGGTGCGCGCGGTCGGCAACTATCGCGTCGCCTATCGCGCGGCCGAGGACCTCGATCTTTTCCTCAGATTGATGGAACGCTACGACTGTGCGAATCTGCCCGAAGTCGGCCTTTACTACGAACTGAACGAAGGCGGCATCAGCGCGACGAAACGACGCCGGCAGATCGTCTCGACGCTCAAGCTCCAATGGCGCCACTTCAACGCCGCCAACCTGTACGACTGGCTCGGGCTCGCAAAGAACCTGCTCCATTTCGTCACGCCGTATGCAGCGCTGCAAAAAATCAAGCGCGCGGTGTTCGCGACGCACGCCTCCTGA
- a CDS encoding glycosyltransferase family 2 protein: MHNESLLHAQPDDAGGFTASVVVYRPDVPVLVQTLRSLGDACGALRRDRPSQRSHLYLIDNGGLPDIADVLAELAEKGVSSTVIAGHGNIGYGRGHNLAVESTRGRYHLILNPDIDIDRQALVNALRFFDAHPEVGLLAPRIDGEDKRLQYLCRRYPTLLDLWVRGFCPSRVRKLFDARMMRYEMRDVVNERDVVWDPPIISGCFMLFRTELLKSLAGFDPRYFLYFEDYDLSLRARQAARIAYVPDVRVLHYGGGAARKGGKHIRMFISSAFKFYNRFGWKWL, from the coding sequence TTGCATAACGAGAGCCTCCTTCATGCGCAGCCGGACGACGCGGGTGGGTTTACCGCGTCGGTAGTCGTCTATCGGCCCGATGTACCCGTGCTCGTACAGACTCTGCGGAGCCTGGGCGACGCCTGCGGTGCGTTGAGGCGCGATCGGCCGAGCCAGCGTTCGCATTTGTATCTGATCGACAACGGTGGCCTTCCGGACATTGCCGATGTTCTAGCGGAACTTGCGGAAAAGGGTGTCAGCTCGACCGTCATCGCCGGCCACGGAAACATCGGCTACGGTCGTGGCCACAATCTTGCCGTCGAGTCGACGCGCGGCCGTTACCATCTGATCCTCAATCCCGATATCGACATCGATCGCCAGGCACTCGTTAATGCGTTGCGTTTTTTCGATGCGCATCCTGAGGTCGGATTGCTCGCGCCGCGCATCGATGGTGAGGACAAGCGGCTGCAGTATCTGTGCCGTCGCTACCCCACGTTATTAGACCTTTGGGTTCGCGGCTTTTGTCCGAGCCGGGTCAGAAAGCTGTTCGATGCGCGTATGATGCGCTACGAAATGCGTGATGTCGTCAACGAGCGCGACGTCGTCTGGGACCCGCCCATCATTAGCGGCTGCTTCATGTTATTTCGGACGGAACTGCTCAAAAGCCTGGCAGGCTTCGATCCACGCTACTTTCTCTATTTCGAAGACTACGATTTGAGCCTTCGCGCTCGTCAGGCGGCTCGCATCGCGTACGTTCCCGACGTTCGGGTCTTGCACTATGGCGGGGGTGCCGCGCGCAAGGGTGGCAAGCATATCCGCATGTTCATTTCGTCGGCATTCAAGTTCTATAACCGATTCGGCTGGAAATGGCTGTGA